A part of Lampris incognitus isolate fLamInc1 chromosome 21, fLamInc1.hap2, whole genome shotgun sequence genomic DNA contains:
- the retreg2 gene encoding reticulophagy regulator 2 codes for MASGEEVRRPSVTSSSSVGLEALFPGGASEPACGDGNPELVRLRERLQGWLSQYESLLLGAQRLLVWERPLYSVSVALTLNTLFWLLSSTSLRPLFLLSVSLFGLMLLERWKHKLPLITVQHAEPSPIQSEAVSMEPRLLSIPELSHHLAESYLTCCLYLQEMLQYKQQNHGKFCVMMCSGCFVLAVVGHYVPGIMISYIIVLSVLLWPLVVYHELIQRMYTGLEPILMKLDYSMKGDTEHRKHDKRKVKKEMEEGDEPRAETESESEEELSCFAPTVDVKTTALAMAITDSELSDEEASILESGGFSVSRATTPQLTDVSEDLDQQSLHSDPEESYLKDLPEFPSVEEFPSIEHSLLHFPVRGASQSQGEGAHRGEPSEAEPLSPATLLIQHLASPLHFVNTHFNGHGRPPGGEGAGVEGATEKEGVAAAAVAPLGTQHSLEALSEEIVSTAISTVVQNTLSAMLRSSEASEEPALAEFLPTETPPSALETSALPANADTTRSTLTAEMPGPDEDLDEAPAADISTGEEMPDDTLIPAEEEDFELLDQSELEQIDEGLGLGADRQVVGGASGTPDTPPSPHQPES; via the exons ATGGCGAGCGGGGAGGAGGTCAGACGCCCCTCGGTTACCTCCTCTTCTTCGGTCGGCCTGGAGGCCCTCTTTCCCGGTGGAGCGTCGGAGCCAGCGTGCGGGGATGGCAATCCAGAGCTGGTCCGCCTTCGGGAGCGCCTTCAGGGCTGGCTGTCGCAGTACGAGTCCCTGCTGCTGGGGGCGCAGCGGCTGCTGGTCTGGGAGAGGCCGTTGTACAGCGTCTCCGTTGCCCTCACCCTCAACACCTTGTTCTG GCTTCTGTCCTCCACCTCCTTGCGGCCTCTGTTCTTGCTCAGTGTGTCCCTGTTCGGACTCATGTTGTTGGAAAGATGGAAGCATAAATTACCCCTCATCACTG TTCAACATGCAGAGCCCAGCCCGATACAAAG TGAAGCTGTGAGTATGGAGCCACGTCTGCTCAGTATTCCAGAGCTCAGCCACCACCTTGCAGAGAGCTACTTGACCTGCTGTCTCTACCTTCAGGAGATGCTGCAGTACAAACAACAGAATCATGGAAAG TTCTGTGTGATGATGTGCAGTGGCTGTTTTGTGCTGGCTGTGGTTGGACACTACGTACCAGGAATCATGATCTCTTACATTATAG TCCTAAGCGTGCTGTTATGGCCGCTGGTGGTGTACCATGAGCTGATCCAGAGGATGTACACGGGCTTGGAGCCTATTCTGATGAAGCTTGACTACAGCATGAAGGGAGACACTGAGCACCGCAAGCACGACAAGAGGA AGGTTAAGAAGGAGATGGAGGAAGGGGATGAGCCCAGGGCCGagacggagagcgagagtgaggagGAACTGTCCTGTTTCGCACCTACG GTGGACGTGAAGACCACGGCCCTGGCGATGGCCATCACAGACTCAGAGTTGTCCGATGAGGAGGCGTCCATCTTGGAGAGTGGAGGTTTCTCTGTGTCCAGAGCCACCACTCCTCAACTCACAGATGTCTCCGAAG ACCTGGACCAACAGAGTTTGCACAGCGACCCAGAGGAGTCTTACCTGAAGGACCTACCCGAGTTCCCCTCCGTCGAGGAGTTCCCGTCCATCGAGCACAGCCTCCTCCATTTCCCCGTGCGGGGCGCCAGCCAAAGCCAAGGCGAGGGAGCCCACAGAGGGGAACCGTCCGAGGCGGAGCCCCTGAGCCCTGCCACCCTCCTCATCCAGCACCTGGCCTCCCCGCTCCACTTTGTGAACACGCACTTCAACGGGCATGGACGGCCGCCTGGTGGGGAAGGAGCTGGCGTGGAGGGGGCAACGGAGAAAGAGGGAGTGGCGGCAGCAGCGGTGGCACCCCTGGGCACACAACACTCCCTGGAGGCCCTGAGCGAGGAGATAGTGAGCACAGCCATCTCCACTGTGGTGCAGAACACTCTGTCCGCCATGCTGCGCTCCAGCGAGGCCAGTGAGGAACCCGCCCTGGCCGAGTTCCTCCCCACTGAGACCCCTCCCAGCGCCCTGGAGACCTCTGCCCTTCCTGCCAACGCCGACACCACTCGCTCTACGTTGACGGCGGAAATGCCGGGGCCCGACGAGGACCTGGATGAGGCGCCTGCCGCAGACATCAGCACTGGCGAGGAGATGCCCGACGACACACTGATTCCTGCTGAGGAAGAGGACTTTGAGCTTCTGGACCAAAGTGAACTAGAGCAGATAGATGAGGGGCTGGGCCTTGGCGCTGACAGACAGGTGGTTGGAGGAGCCTCGGGCACTCCAGACACACCCCCATCTCCCCATCAACCAGAATCCTAG